The genome window TTCATGGCAACTTCTTCATTTGTATAGACCAAAGTTTGGCTAATGCTATGCCGTTATACTTCCCTCAGTTGCAGGTGCTGACCAGTAGCCAAGGCTCCTACATAGAACACTACGGTTCCAACAATGAGGCCGTTGAGTCCCGAAACTCCAAAGTGTCCAACCACTGCAGTCAAATAGTCCACCACTACGGCAACAACCCAAGATAGTATCGCTACCCAATTCACCTTCAACAGCCTAGGTTCGGTACCAAGAGGATCCTTCACTAAATGGCGCTTACGAATGAGGAAGTAATCCACGGCAATGATGCCACCAACCGGAGGAATGGTAAGAGCTATAATCCCGAGGTAAGCTAACAAGTTATAGTAAATCCCCGTAGCCGCAGTGACAGCTCCCACAATTACCGTAATGATGGTAAAATAATGGGCGGGCCGGCGGAAAAGTTTTGACATAGCTAGGTCCGCGCTATAGACGTTGTTGTCTCCAGCGGCCCAGGAGGAGATCAAGAGCAGGAACAACCCGATCCATTTCAAACCAGCGTTAACTAGAATGAGTACCAGGTCCCCAGTACCTGCTCCCTTGGCACCTATAGCTCCAAGGGAGGTAATTAGGCCCAGTCCTAAAGCAAAGCCGAGGATTGAGCCCCAGACCGAGTGAGCAGCGCTGCGCGCATAGCGGGTAATGTCCGGGGTAAGCGTCGCACCGACAATGAATATGCCAATAGTAGCTGAAATACCTTTACTGAGGGGAATGGTCTCTTTGGGCGCCATGGCTGCCAGCGCAGCCCACCCACCACCAGAGACCACCGCCCGGATGGCTGCATAGGAAAAAAGGACCAGCATAATAGGCATAGTCACCTTGCTGAGGATATCCAGGCCCCGGTATCCAAAGTAGGCACTGGATGCCATTACGCAAGCAAAGACGATACCACCCCAAACCATCAGGGTCTTAGGTTCCAAGCCCAAAAGCGACTCCAGAGAGGCCACAAAGATGCCTATGACAACCCCATAGAAAATAAGATTGGCAAAGCCTACAATAGCGGCAATCAGGTCACTCCCCCGCTCACCAAAGGCCAGCCGAGCTAGTAAAGCAGTAGAATACCCCTCCCGAGTGCCGGCTAGTCCTACTGGTATGGAATAAGCGCCTACTACTATGCTGCCGAGAATAATAGCCAATAAGGCTTGGCTCAGGTAAAGCTTATCCGCGATTGAAGCCCCGGTAAGAGCTGGCGCCGGATTGATTACCCAGCAGTAGATTACGGCAACCACCGAGTAAAGACCCCTTCTCAAGCTCATGGGTACACGGGATAGCTCATAGTCGTGCGTACCTTCTAGATATGCCCTCTCATTTGCTGCCATACCCTCTTAACCCCCCTTTAGTTCGACCTCATAAGCTAAGATGACGAGTAGTATATAAGTAGCACAACATGCTCAGCGAAGCCATTACGACATTGGTCCCTGCTTATCGCTTTGTTCGCCGCCAATATTCCTTAAAGACCTCTTGATTATGCTCAGGGGTAACTGTAGAGACATTTGGAGAAACAAATACGTTCATCTTATACCCTCGCTTGGCCAGAGCACGAGCCGTACCTGCTACCAAGGCAGTAGCAATAGCAGTAACGGCCACCGTGGAGCCTGCGCCTACCTTCTCTTTTAGTCCTGGAATTTCTACCAGGGCGTCCTCCAAGGGCACGCAGTTATCGATCAGCACATCGGCCAGGTCGCCCAGCTTCTTGCCCGAGGAGTGAGTAGCCTCAGCCTCCAGGTAGTTCTGGCGGGAAGTGACAGCTACCACCTTAAGCCCGCGCTCCTTGGCATAAAGGGCTGCTTCAACGGGTGCCGCATTGAGCCCGCCATGGGAGAATACTAGCATCACCTCTCCTTCTCTAAAATCAAAGGCATTAAGGAAATTGGCAATATACCCCTCCTGCCTTTCGATCCACAAAAGCTCGGGAGCTCCGCCAGGTCCGATTACGTTGAACCACATTAGGCGTGGGTCCATGAGCGGCCGAAAGCCCACAAAACTGCCGTAACGCGGGAAGATGTCCATAGCAGGAATCACTGAGTGCCCGCTTCCAAAAACGTAAACCCAGCCTCCCCCAGCAATGGCCTCAGCCATCAACCCAGCTGCTTCCTTAATGTGCTGGCTTTCGCTATCGCGAATCTTCTCGATTATTTGGGTGATCTTGGCTAGATAATCAACTGCGCCCAAATCTCCGACCTCCTTTACTAGCTACGTAAGTGCCTAAGCTAAAAACAACTAGGCCTGGCCCTTGCTCTAAACTTTCACCTCCCGGTTTTCCCCTTGGGAGGACAGTTCTACGTAAAGGGTATAGCGGTCTCCTCTGAGGAAAGAGATTACATGCTCCAAAGGTCGACCATCCTTCAGGTAGGCCGTACGACTGACCAGGAGCGCGGCTGAGCCTTCCGGCACTTGGAGCAGGCTAGCCTCATAGGCACTCAACAAGATGGCATTGTAGGTTTCAGAAGCTCGATAGGGAACAAGCCCATACTTTTCCCTAAAAATCATGTAAAGGGAAACGTCATGATTGATTTCTTCTAATAGATTGGGGCAGAGGTCAGTAGAAACAAAAGCCGTCTGCAGACCCATTACCTCTCCGTCGGCAAGGCGCAGGCGCCTAAGCTTATAAACTAGGGACTGCTCGGGAATGGCTAGGGCTCGCACCACCTCTTCCTTAGCAACCACAACTTCCTTTTCCAGCACCGCCAGGGAAAGCCCAAGGGCATCCAGGCAGGCCTGGGCGGTCTTCAGGGGGACCCGGGCCGCCTGCTCAACTGCCTGGTGGTAGCCCGGCTTCCCCNNNNNNN of Clostridia bacterium contains these proteins:
- a CDS encoding cytosine permease, with protein sequence MAANERAYLEGTHDYELSRVPMSLRRGLYSVVAVIYCWVINPAPALTGASIADKLYLSQALLAIILGSIVVGAYSIPVGLAGTREGYSTALLARLAFGERGSDLIAAIVGFANLIFYGVVIGIFVASLESLLGLEPKTLMVWGGIVFACVMASSAYFGYRGLDILSKVTMPIMLVLFSYAAIRAVVSGGGWAALAAMAPKETIPLSKGISATIGIFIVGATLTPDITRYARSAAHSVWGSILGFALGLGLITSLGAIGAKGAGTGDLVLILVNAGLKWIGLFLLLISSWAAGDNNVYSADLAMSKLFRRPAHYFTIITVIVGAVTAATGIYYNLLAYLGIIALTIPPVGGIIAVDYFLIRKRHLVKDPLGTEPRLLKVNWVAILSWVVAVVVDYLTAVVGHFGVSGLNGLIVGTVVFYVGALATGQHLQLREV
- a CDS encoding SIS domain-containing protein; translated protein: MGAVDYLAKITQIIEKIRDSESQHIKEAAGLMAEAIAGGGWVYVFGSGHSVIPAMDIFPRYGSFVGFRPLMDPRLMWFNVIGPGGAPELLWIERQEGYIANFLNAFDFREGEVMLVFSHGGLNAAPVEAALYAKERGLKVVAVTSRQNYLEAEATHSSGKKLGDLADVLIDNCVPLEDALVEIPGLKEKVGAGSTVAVTAIATALVAGTARALAKRGYKMNVFVSPNVSTVTPEHNQEVFKEYWRRTKR